A part of Lacibacter sp. H407 genomic DNA contains:
- a CDS encoding RagB/SusD family nutrient uptake outer membrane protein, giving the protein MKKITINIASLFLLTLLLASCKKWVDYNPREDFRITELDYLASESDYRTMAVSVYTPLQWINQVVPIGDIASDNAVSGGENASDVLALQQIDDYSHTPVNSALTEIWSSAYEGVNRANYMTQYKDKNPAGGTVDFAGKDALYGEVYFIRAYYYFTLVKMFGDVPLFVDRRLGLTDSKTLQRSPKAEVYAQIEKDLTAAIAALPAVQQQKGRITKYAAQALMGKVLIYQGKFDAAAPILESIITANAFSLVTDFASMYLFTGENGPESVFEIQYSNTSPYYNWAGYNRGQGNYAVQQCGVRGLNGTGAMPYAAGWSTNLPTQNLANAYTAGDKRKAVTVLDIEAYKTANPALNITYQVAPYKNTGLYNQKYLPRKGETSGQLELNYTNNFRIIRFAEVLLLAAEAFNRSSTPNDTKAQTYLNRVRQRAFGDNLHDITATGTALRQAIWDERRLELGMEGDRFFDLVRTGQAPTKITGFQAGKHEVFPIPQQEVTISGLSQNSGY; this is encoded by the coding sequence ATGAAGAAGATAACGATAAATATAGCAAGCCTGTTTCTGCTGACGCTTTTGTTAGCCTCCTGTAAAAAGTGGGTTGATTACAATCCACGTGAAGATTTCAGAATTACAGAACTGGATTACCTGGCATCAGAATCTGATTACCGCACTATGGCCGTGAGTGTGTACACTCCGCTGCAATGGATCAACCAGGTTGTACCAATTGGCGATATCGCATCAGACAATGCCGTGAGCGGTGGCGAAAATGCATCGGATGTATTGGCGCTGCAACAGATCGATGATTATTCGCATACGCCCGTAAATTCAGCTTTAACAGAAATATGGTCATCGGCATACGAAGGTGTGAACCGTGCCAATTACATGACACAATACAAAGACAAAAATCCAGCCGGCGGAACAGTTGATTTTGCAGGCAAGGATGCATTGTATGGTGAAGTGTATTTTATTCGTGCTTATTACTACTTCACACTGGTGAAAATGTTTGGCGATGTGCCGTTGTTTGTTGACAGACGTTTAGGCCTCACCGACAGCAAAACACTACAGCGTTCACCCAAAGCAGAAGTGTATGCGCAAATTGAGAAAGATCTCACCGCTGCCATTGCTGCTTTGCCTGCAGTGCAACAACAAAAAGGACGGATTACAAAATATGCCGCACAGGCATTGATGGGTAAAGTGTTGATCTATCAGGGTAAATTTGATGCAGCAGCACCTATTCTTGAAAGCATTATTACTGCCAATGCATTTTCATTGGTAACTGATTTTGCATCGATGTATTTGTTTACTGGCGAGAATGGTCCTGAAAGTGTATTTGAAATTCAGTATTCCAATACTTCACCTTATTACAATTGGGCTGGTTATAACAGAGGTCAAGGCAATTATGCAGTTCAGCAATGTGGTGTAAGAGGATTGAATGGTACGGGTGCAATGCCGTATGCAGCCGGCTGGAGTACAAATCTTCCAACACAAAATCTTGCTAATGCATATACAGCAGGCGATAAACGCAAAGCTGTAACAGTATTGGATATTGAAGCATATAAAACTGCAAACCCTGCATTGAATATTACTTACCAGGTTGCACCATACAAGAACACAGGGTTATACAACCAGAAATATTTGCCACGTAAAGGTGAAACAAGTGGTCAGTTGGAATTAAACTATACCAATAATTTCCGCATCATACGTTTTGCAGAAGTATTGTTACTGGCAGCAGAAGCATTTAACCGTTCTTCAACGCCAAATGATACAAAAGCACAAACCTATTTGAACCGTGTACGTCAACGTGCATTTGGTGACAACCTGCATGATATTACTGCAACCGGTACTGCATTGCGCCAGGCTATCTGGGACGAACGCAGATTGGAGTTGGGTATGGAAGGCGATCGCTTTTTTGATCTTGTTCGTACAGGACAGGCACCCACAAAGATCACCGGTTTTCAGGCAGGCAAACATGAAGTGTTTCCGATCCCTCAACAGGAAGTTACTATTTCAGGCTTAAGTCAAAACAGCGGATATTAA
- a CDS encoding SusC/RagA family TonB-linked outer membrane protein, with protein MKCKNTILCLVILLGTFLQPAFAQNLSVTGSVTNKGNGEALVGATILVEGTATSTLTDASGRFAIQASRGSVLVVSYIGMTTYRYTVTGATADIQLEESGSADLGEVIVVGYGTQRVTKVSGAISTIKAADIEKLKPVRTEEALQGRASGVNVIQSGSPGSKPTVLIRGIPSFSGTDPVVIIDGVPQTLTDFNSINPVDIESINVLKDAATTAIYGVKGGNGVIVVTTKSGRKNQKTEISFSTNYGVQQVMNKIGVLNATEYAAMVNEGSVTAGGNLIFPDLSTVGVGTNWQDQVFKNATFQTHSVSARGGSDKMSFFLSGGYTNQGGIVGGNDKSRFNRGNLTANLSFNLTSKLKFILNTTGVLLDSRGIQENSFNSVLGSALNFDPTVSVLNTDPNSVGKYGYSNLLLSEIFNPLTKLENTYNKNVGNKLYGKFELQYEVIKNLTLTSRFGYTKYDGNAKSFTPLVFYGPLNVENSMDAAGNQIAGRFNSVSHEKTSNFNYTWETFGNYNFTVANDHNFETVAGVSVAKTSGNAAGASRQDVPFNSWEFADFTAATGNNTATNSNAVAGYYYQYFRRNLSYFGRVNYDYQSKYLASFTARRDGSYAFGSDNKFANFLSGSLGWVVSSEDFFNSNFIDYLKIRGSYGSIGNENVSPQFVGIVTGGPSYGPTANSNGYTFNDVFYPGSTVGSAANNALRWEKQLQMNVGFDMTFFKKKFSLSADYFQKNVDGLLFTPSASFYLGTVPIPTANIGSTSSRGVDLTLSYTEVIGKDFRLNTSFAFTTAKNEVTETNSDGTAKILGGYYFNGQSQSVTVFEKGFTPGYFYGYKTNGLFQTFDEISKAPVQNGAQPGDIRYVDVNGDGIINADDQTKIGDPFPDFTLGWNLGLEYKNFDFNMFTYASVGNDIYRAYERNANFSNKFRDVLGRWTGAGTTNDARTPRYSFTDANSNIRVSERYVEDGSFVKIKNLQLGYTLPATVGKKAFKSLRLYVQVRNAFTFTKYTGFDPEIAGGILDTGVDRGAYPQARTFSFGLDIKL; from the coding sequence ATGAAATGTAAGAACACAATTCTGTGTCTTGTAATTCTCCTCGGCACTTTTCTACAGCCTGCTTTCGCACAGAATCTTTCTGTAACCGGAAGCGTAACAAACAAAGGAAACGGTGAAGCCCTTGTGGGTGCCACTATTCTGGTGGAAGGCACAGCCACTTCCACACTCACCGATGCCAGTGGCCGTTTCGCCATTCAGGCATCCAGAGGATCGGTGCTGGTAGTCTCCTATATTGGAATGACAACTTACCGCTACACCGTTACCGGTGCAACTGCCGACATCCAACTGGAAGAAAGCGGTAGCGCTGATCTGGGTGAAGTGATTGTAGTAGGGTACGGTACCCAACGGGTAACCAAAGTATCCGGTGCCATTTCAACCATTAAGGCCGCCGACATTGAAAAGCTGAAACCCGTTCGTACGGAAGAAGCTTTGCAGGGAAGGGCCTCCGGTGTAAACGTGATCCAAAGTGGTTCACCCGGTTCAAAACCAACGGTACTCATCCGTGGTATTCCTTCGTTCTCCGGTACTGACCCCGTAGTAATTATTGATGGTGTACCGCAAACATTAACCGATTTCAACTCCATCAACCCGGTTGATATTGAATCGATCAACGTTTTAAAAGATGCTGCCACTACCGCTATTTATGGTGTGAAAGGTGGTAACGGTGTAATTGTGGTTACAACAAAATCGGGCCGCAAAAACCAAAAAACGGAGATCAGCTTCAGTACCAACTATGGTGTGCAGCAGGTAATGAATAAAATTGGTGTATTAAATGCCACCGAATACGCAGCTATGGTTAATGAAGGAAGTGTTACCGCAGGTGGCAACCTTATTTTTCCTGACCTGAGTACTGTTGGCGTTGGTACCAATTGGCAGGATCAGGTATTTAAAAACGCAACGTTTCAAACACATTCAGTTTCTGCCCGTGGCGGTAGCGATAAAATGTCGTTCTTCCTTTCGGGTGGATATACCAATCAAGGTGGTATTGTAGGTGGTAACGATAAATCAAGATTTAACCGTGGTAACCTTACTGCCAACCTGAGTTTCAATCTTACATCAAAACTCAAATTCATTCTCAATACAACAGGAGTGTTACTTGATTCAAGAGGTATTCAGGAAAACTCATTCAACAGTGTATTGGGTAGTGCGTTGAATTTTGATCCTACCGTATCTGTTTTAAATACAGATCCGAACTCCGTTGGTAAATACGGATACAGTAACTTGTTGTTATCAGAAATATTCAACCCGCTTACAAAACTGGAGAATACCTATAATAAGAATGTAGGGAACAAACTCTATGGTAAGTTTGAATTGCAATACGAGGTGATCAAAAATCTTACACTTACTTCCCGTTTTGGTTATACCAAATACGATGGTAACGCAAAGAGTTTTACACCACTTGTATTCTATGGTCCGCTGAATGTTGAAAATTCAATGGATGCAGCAGGTAATCAAATTGCAGGTCGTTTCAACAGTGTATCACACGAAAAAACCAGCAACTTCAACTATACATGGGAAACATTTGGTAACTATAATTTTACAGTAGCCAACGATCATAATTTTGAAACAGTAGCGGGTGTATCGGTTGCAAAAACTTCGGGTAATGCAGCAGGTGCAAGTCGCCAGGATGTTCCGTTCAACTCATGGGAGTTTGCTGATTTTACAGCAGCAACCGGAAACAATACCGCAACCAATTCAAACGCTGTAGCCGGTTACTATTATCAATACTTCCGTCGTAACCTTTCTTACTTTGGTCGTGTTAACTACGATTACCAAAGTAAATACCTTGCATCATTCACCGCACGTCGTGATGGTTCGTATGCATTTGGTTCAGATAATAAGTTTGCTAACTTCTTATCCGGTTCATTGGGTTGGGTAGTTTCCAGTGAAGATTTTTTCAATTCAAATTTTATTGATTACCTGAAGATCAGAGGAAGCTATGGTTCAATTGGTAACGAAAATGTAAGCCCTCAGTTTGTAGGTATTGTTACCGGTGGACCAAGCTATGGCCCAACTGCTAACAGTAACGGTTATACGTTCAACGATGTTTTTTATCCGGGTTCAACAGTAGGTTCTGCTGCTAACAACGCATTGCGTTGGGAAAAGCAGTTGCAAATGAATGTTGGATTTGATATGACATTCTTTAAAAAGAAATTCTCTTTATCAGCTGACTATTTCCAGAAGAATGTAGATGGTTTGTTATTTACACCTTCTGCTTCGTTCTATCTCGGTACAGTTCCTATTCCAACAGCCAATATCGGTTCTACATCAAGCAGAGGTGTTGACTTAACATTGAGCTATACAGAAGTTATAGGGAAAGATTTCCGTTTAAATACATCGTTCGCATTTACAACAGCGAAAAATGAAGTAACGGAAACAAACAGCGATGGTACTGCAAAGATCCTTGGCGGTTACTATTTCAACGGCCAATCACAAAGCGTAACTGTTTTTGAAAAAGGATTTACACCTGGTTATTTCTATGGTTACAAAACAAATGGTTTGTTCCAGACATTTGATGAAATTTCAAAGGCTCCAGTACAAAATGGTGCACAACCCGGTGATATCCGTTATGTGGATGTTAATGGTGATGGTATTATTAATGCAGATGACCAAACCAAGATCGGTGATCCTTTCCCTGATTTTACATTGGGTTGGAACCTCGGTCTCGAGTATAAAAATTTCGACTTCAACATGTTCACCTATGCGTCTGTTGGAAATGATATTTACAGAGCATACGAGCGCAACGCTAACTTCTCTAACAAATTCAGAGATGTGTTAGGCCGCTGGACAGGTGCAGGCACTACGAACGATGCACGTACACCACGCTACTCGTTTACAGATGCTAACAGCAATATCCGTGTATCTGAAAGATATGTGGAAGATGGTTCGTTTGTAAAGATCAAGAACCTGCAGCTTGGTTACACATTACCTGCAACCGTTGGAAAGAAAGCATTCAAAAGTCTGCGTTTATACGTGCAGGTAAGGAATGCATTTACGTTCACAAAATATACAGGATTTGATCCGGAGATCGCTGGTGGTATTCTTGATACCGGTGTTGATCGTGGTGCTTATCCGCAGGCCAGAACCTTTTCTTTTGGTCTCGACATCAAACTATAA
- a CDS encoding PKD domain-containing protein, with product MSHIKNIFPFILLLLVITGCKQELNDDLSFLNSAVNAGKVSALFEITQDNTGNVTITPNGEGAVSYDVYYGDGGTTFVKVQAGKSTTHKYAEGVYNVKLVAYNITGKTTEATQQLTVSFRAPENLQVTADLDVANNFKVNVTASALYETMFRVYFGDVPNEVPVSFMEGETISHTYAAVGTYTVRVVALSGGAATTEFTKTITIVDPVLLPLTFESSTLVFNWGNFGGGVVTVIDNPNKTGINTTNRVGRMVKNAPEVWGGSVITLGAPIDFSANKVFRMKVYSPRVGAKVLLKVENATDGGIFFEKEVSTTVANTWEDLVFDYNAINTANSYQKVVLIFDLGTPGDGSANFTFLFDDIRLTNQIPTVPLALPVTFDLPGVNYSVTDFGGATTVNDVDPANAANKVKKTTKPTGAASWAGTTIGAYFTSEIPFTATETQMSIRVYSPAAGIRVRLKVEDHTNNTRSVETEAMTTAADTWETLVFDFANQSAGTAALNLSYNYDMASVFFNFNVDGDGKVFYWDDVNFLPTNVTPNYVALPLDFQSTTFGYNITDFAGGNLAVIDNPFVNAGNPSSKVARMIKNAGEVYAGSLIGLVNPINFSVKKTFKMKVYSPRVGADVLLKVEGPGGAAFELRKLTTVANAWEEMTFDFSAIDAGRSYQSIVLIFDLGIVGDGSANFTFYVDDISLN from the coding sequence ATGAGTCATATAAAAAATATTTTTCCATTTATTCTGCTCCTCCTTGTTATTACGGGATGTAAGCAGGAGTTGAATGATGATTTGTCGTTTCTCAACAGTGCTGTTAATGCCGGAAAGGTATCTGCACTGTTTGAAATTACACAAGACAATACCGGTAATGTTACCATAACACCCAATGGCGAAGGAGCTGTTTCCTATGATGTATATTATGGAGATGGCGGTACTACGTTTGTAAAAGTACAGGCAGGTAAAAGCACCACACATAAATATGCTGAAGGTGTTTACAATGTAAAATTGGTTGCCTACAATATCACCGGTAAAACAACAGAAGCAACACAGCAGTTAACTGTTTCGTTCCGTGCACCTGAAAATCTGCAGGTAACTGCCGATCTGGATGTAGCCAATAATTTCAAAGTGAATGTTACGGCCTCTGCTTTGTACGAAACAATGTTCAGGGTGTATTTTGGTGATGTGCCAAATGAAGTACCTGTTTCATTTATGGAAGGTGAAACCATCAGCCATACATACGCTGCTGTTGGCACATATACCGTACGTGTTGTAGCATTAAGCGGCGGCGCAGCTACTACTGAATTTACAAAAACGATTACGATCGTTGATCCGGTGTTGTTACCATTAACATTTGAATCGTCTACGTTAGTATTTAACTGGGGTAACTTTGGTGGCGGTGTAGTAACAGTGATCGATAATCCTAACAAAACAGGTATCAATACAACCAACAGAGTTGGACGTATGGTGAAAAATGCTCCTGAAGTATGGGGTGGTAGTGTAATTACATTAGGCGCACCAATTGATTTCTCTGCGAACAAAGTGTTCCGCATGAAAGTGTATTCACCAAGAGTGGGTGCTAAGGTGTTATTGAAAGTAGAGAACGCAACGGATGGTGGTATCTTTTTTGAAAAGGAAGTGAGCACTACGGTTGCCAACACATGGGAAGATCTCGTGTTTGATTACAATGCGATCAATACCGCCAACTCTTACCAAAAAGTTGTACTCATTTTTGATTTGGGAACACCCGGCGATGGTTCAGCAAACTTTACATTCCTGTTTGATGACATCCGTTTAACAAACCAAATTCCTACTGTTCCATTAGCCCTTCCGGTAACTTTTGATCTTCCGGGTGTTAATTATTCAGTTACAGATTTTGGTGGTGCAACAACAGTAAATGATGTTGATCCTGCAAATGCTGCTAATAAAGTAAAGAAGACCACTAAGCCAACAGGAGCTGCCTCATGGGCAGGCACAACCATTGGCGCTTATTTTACTTCGGAAATTCCTTTCACTGCAACAGAAACACAAATGAGTATCAGAGTGTATTCTCCTGCAGCAGGTATCCGTGTTCGTTTGAAAGTAGAAGATCATACAAATAATACCAGATCAGTTGAAACAGAAGCCATGACCACAGCAGCGGATACATGGGAAACATTGGTGTTTGACTTTGCAAATCAATCAGCAGGTACTGCGGCATTGAATCTTTCTTACAATTACGATATGGCGAGTGTATTTTTTAATTTTAATGTAGATGGTGATGGAAAGGTTTTTTATTGGGATGATGTAAATTTCCTTCCAACAAACGTAACTCCAAACTATGTTGCATTGCCACTCGATTTCCAATCAACTACGTTTGGTTATAATATTACCGATTTCGCAGGTGGTAACCTTGCAGTAATTGATAATCCATTTGTAAATGCAGGTAATCCAAGTTCTAAAGTTGCAAGAATGATCAAAAATGCAGGCGAAGTATATGCAGGTAGTTTGATTGGTCTTGTAAACCCGATCAATTTTTCTGTGAAGAAAACGTTTAAAATGAAAGTGTATTCGCCACGAGTTGGTGCAGATGTTCTTTTGAAGGTAGAAGGACCGGGTGGTGCGGCATTTGAACTCCGAAAACTTACAACTGTGGCAAATGCATGGGAGGAAATGACATTTGATTTCAGTGCCATTGATGCAGGCAGATCTTACCAAAGTATTGTTTTGATTTTTGACCTTGGTATTGTTGGTGATGGTTCTGCAAACTTTACTTTTTACGTTGATGACATTTCGCTTAATTAA
- a CDS encoding PKD domain-containing protein, which translates to MITKIKSFSLVLFSAVALLAGCEKKEYSFGDFKTPADLTLTATVAGVDASNPNGNGTGNVVITATAKNAITYNIDFGDGKTQTVPSGTINYKYNNPGTADYTITVNAVGTGGVVSTISKKIRVFVQFVIPQEIIIGLTGGTSKVWVTAKDEPGHFGVGAPDFFFPNYYAATPNQRDPCVYDDEITFTKDATDNILMTVDNKGQSFSIGASTAFYGFGGGDACLNIPLTGSRKLVFMDATSASTPAISTRIQFDVPGNGLINFGTGATTYEILSITNGILHLRNIGSDGNSWYQKLKVK; encoded by the coding sequence ATGATAACGAAAATAAAATCTTTCTCACTTGTTTTGTTCTCAGCTGTTGCATTACTTGCAGGCTGCGAAAAAAAGGAGTACAGCTTTGGCGATTTTAAAACGCCTGCTGATCTTACACTCACCGCAACGGTTGCAGGTGTTGATGCAAGCAATCCCAATGGAAACGGTACAGGCAATGTTGTTATTACAGCCACAGCTAAGAATGCGATTACGTATAATATTGATTTTGGCGATGGTAAAACACAAACTGTTCCGAGTGGTACGATCAATTATAAGTACAATAATCCCGGTACGGCTGATTATACTATTACAGTAAATGCCGTTGGTACAGGCGGTGTTGTATCTACCATCAGTAAAAAAATAAGAGTATTTGTACAGTTTGTAATTCCGCAGGAAATTATTATCGGTTTAACAGGTGGAACTTCAAAAGTTTGGGTAACCGCTAAAGATGAACCCGGACATTTTGGAGTTGGTGCTCCCGATTTTTTCTTTCCAAATTATTATGCAGCCACTCCCAACCAACGGGATCCATGCGTTTACGATGATGAGATTACGTTTACAAAAGATGCAACTGATAATATTCTTATGACTGTTGATAACAAAGGGCAATCCTTTTCAATTGGTGCATCTACTGCGTTTTATGGATTTGGTGGTGGTGATGCCTGTTTGAATATTCCTTTAACAGGAAGTAGAAAGCTTGTTTTCATGGATGCAACTTCTGCGTCTACCCCCGCTATTTCTACAAGAATTCAGTTTGATGTTCCGGGTAATGGATTGATCAATTTTGGAACAGGTGCTACAACGTATGAAATATTATCAATTACAAATGGTATTCTTCACCTGCGTAATATTGGAAGTGATGGTAATTCATGGTACCAGAAATTAAAAGTGAAATAA
- a CDS encoding ligand-binding sensor domain-containing protein produces MKKLLLFFCLPLYLLGQNSIGLPDVINYSKQSYAAGLQSWDIKQDANGIIYVANNEGLLSFDGRFWTLYPLPNRTIVRSVEIGPDNKIYVGGQDELGYFSPASNGRLTYHPLNAAIPSKDQSFGDVWDIVAYKKDIFFRTANRIFKFTNGAFATFRSIQEWSYLGICNGKLFAHDFKAGLMQFENNAMIPLSVTSTLPAGDPVTAILPGAKDSVLITTLKNGLFLLASNTISKVGSPNTTRFENERIYAATTINKDWVALATSSGGVYVTDWKGNIIQSFSKTEGLQNNNVLSIFLDNQQNLWLGLDNGIDFIAYNSAIKHITPFQQDGSGYAAIIYKDRLFTGTSNGLFSVPLQPMKDLSFSKGIFSPVANTKGQTWGLAEINDQLLLGHHEGAFVINNNTAVQFSSNPGFWNFVPLSTTFPASQIIAGNYRSLQYFDFKNQQFVPTREVPDFIESSRFVTIDENDHIWVSHPYHGVYELEQKNNGSFSITTYTDQHGLPSILNNHVYKVKNEIVIATEKGVYSFNKGSKKFEPSAFYKNILGDQSIRYLKEDATGNIWFIHEKTLGVIDLSGKEPTVIYLPELNNKMLSGFEFIYPVNENNIFLGGEKGFFHINYEKYKATAPNLQVQIRAVRIISQGDSLLFGGYFKNVNEKQVQDAAAVPSIKNKWRTIRLEFASPLFGLQPNLEYSYRLTGFEKEWSEWTKRTEKEYTNLPAGNYSFEVKVRNNLGNESAPAVYAFKMLPPWYQTTWAYIIYVLLFGAGVYSLFSWQQKKFEQQQAKYEEEQKRLRYIHELELNKTESELVTLRNEKLEVEINFKNSELASSAMHLVKKGELLTKIKAELAHVMKVSDNPQAISELKKMMKSLGEDDNMDKEWENFTKHFDKVHSDFIVSLKETHPSITNNEIKLCAYLRMNLSTKEIAQLMNISVRGVEISRYRLRKKLGIGTETNLFDYLIQLHKED; encoded by the coding sequence ATGAAGAAATTGCTGCTATTTTTTTGCCTTCCGTTGTACCTCTTGGGTCAAAACAGTATTGGTTTGCCCGATGTGATCAATTATTCCAAACAATCTTATGCGGCGGGCTTGCAAAGTTGGGACATTAAGCAGGATGCAAACGGCATCATCTATGTAGCCAATAATGAAGGGCTGTTAAGTTTTGATGGCCGCTTCTGGACCCTTTACCCACTCCCGAACCGAACCATTGTACGCTCTGTTGAAATAGGTCCCGATAATAAAATATATGTGGGCGGCCAGGATGAGCTGGGTTATTTCTCTCCCGCATCCAATGGCCGTTTAACCTATCATCCCTTAAATGCGGCCATTCCGTCAAAAGATCAATCCTTTGGTGATGTATGGGATATTGTGGCCTATAAAAAAGATATTTTTTTCCGCACAGCTAACCGGATCTTCAAATTCACGAATGGGGCTTTTGCCACCTTCCGTTCAATTCAGGAATGGTCGTACCTCGGCATTTGCAACGGAAAACTGTTTGCCCACGATTTTAAAGCCGGGCTCATGCAGTTTGAAAACAATGCAATGATCCCATTATCGGTTACAAGTACACTTCCTGCAGGCGATCCGGTAACTGCCATTTTACCCGGTGCAAAGGACAGCGTACTGATCACAACCTTAAAGAATGGGTTGTTCCTGCTGGCCTCCAATACTATTTCCAAAGTTGGATCACCCAATACAACCCGGTTTGAAAACGAACGGATCTATGCAGCTACTACTATTAATAAGGATTGGGTAGCACTTGCTACCAGCAGCGGCGGTGTGTATGTTACCGACTGGAAAGGAAACATCATCCAAAGCTTTTCAAAAACAGAAGGTCTGCAGAATAATAATGTGTTGAGCATTTTCTTAGACAATCAACAAAACCTTTGGCTTGGGCTTGATAATGGCATTGATTTTATTGCATACAACAGCGCCATCAAACACATCACTCCATTTCAACAGGATGGCTCCGGCTATGCTGCAATCATTTATAAAGATCGGTTGTTTACCGGCACCTCGAACGGATTGTTCAGTGTACCGCTGCAGCCAATGAAAGATCTCAGTTTCAGCAAAGGAATCTTTTCACCCGTTGCCAATACCAAAGGACAAACATGGGGATTGGCTGAGATCAATGACCAATTATTGCTTGGCCATCATGAAGGAGCGTTTGTGATCAATAACAATACTGCTGTACAATTTTCAAGCAACCCAGGCTTTTGGAACTTTGTGCCTTTATCAACTACGTTTCCTGCTTCGCAGATCATTGCAGGGAATTACCGTAGCCTGCAGTATTTTGATTTTAAGAATCAGCAATTCGTTCCAACTCGAGAGGTGCCCGACTTTATTGAATCGTCTCGTTTTGTAACCATCGATGAGAATGACCATATCTGGGTGTCGCATCCATATCATGGTGTCTACGAACTTGAACAAAAAAACAATGGATCGTTCAGCATTACAACTTATACCGATCAGCATGGACTTCCATCAATTTTAAACAATCATGTTTATAAAGTAAAGAACGAAATCGTTATTGCAACAGAGAAAGGCGTTTACTCATTCAATAAAGGCAGCAAAAAATTTGAGCCATCTGCTTTTTATAAAAACATACTTGGCGATCAAAGCATCCGCTATTTAAAAGAAGATGCCACAGGTAACATCTGGTTCATTCATGAAAAGACATTAGGCGTAATTGATCTGTCGGGAAAAGAGCCAACCGTTATTTATTTACCGGAGCTCAACAATAAAATGCTGAGTGGGTTTGAATTTATTTATCCGGTGAACGAGAACAATATCTTTCTTGGTGGTGAAAAAGGTTTCTTTCATATTAACTATGAAAAGTATAAAGCAACTGCTCCCAACCTGCAGGTACAAATCCGGGCAGTACGCATCATCAGCCAAGGCGACAGTTTATTGTTTGGTGGTTACTTTAAAAATGTAAATGAAAAACAAGTGCAGGATGCAGCGGCTGTTCCTTCTATAAAAAATAAATGGAGAACGATCCGTCTTGAATTTGCATCGCCGTTGTTTGGATTGCAACCCAATTTAGAATACAGCTACCGGCTTACCGGTTTTGAAAAAGAATGGAGTGAATGGACCAAACGTACAGAGAAAGAATACACCAATCTTCCGGCAGGCAATTATAGTTTCGAAGTAAAAGTGCGGAACAATCTTGGTAACGAATCGGCGCCTGCAGTGTATGCGTTTAAAATGCTTCCGCCCTGGTATCAAACAACATGGGCCTATATTATTTATGTACTACTGTTTGGAGCTGGTGTGTATTCACTCTTTAGCTGGCAACAGAAAAAGTTTGAACAGCAGCAGGCAAAGTATGAAGAGGAGCAAAAGCGTTTGCGTTATATTCATGAACTGGAGTTGAACAAAACAGAAAGCGAATTGGTAACGCTGCGCAATGAAAAACTGGAAGTGGAGATCAACTTTAAAAACTCCGAGTTGGCATCATCTGCCATGCATCTTGTAAAAAAAGGTGAGCTGCTTACAAAGATCAAGGCAGAATTGGCGCATGTAATGAAAGTATCGGACAATCCGCAAGCCATCAGTGAATTGAAAAAGATGATGAAATCGTTAGGCGAAGATGACAACATGGATAAAGAGTGGGAAAACTTCACCAAACACTTTGATAAAGTACATAGCGATTTTATTGTAAGCTTAAAAGAAACACATCCTTCGATTACCAACAACGAGATAAAACTTTGTGCTTACCTGCGTATGAATTTAAGCACCAAAGAAATTGCCCAGCTGATGAATATATCGGTACGTGGTGTAGAGATCAGCCGTTACAGGTTGCGAAAAAAATTAGGCATTGGTACCGAAACAAACCTGTTTGATTATTTGATACAGTTGCATAAAGAAGATTAG